One Planctomycetia bacterium genomic window carries:
- a CDS encoding aminotransferase class V-fold PLP-dependent enzyme — protein MSATSMSPWAAFRAETPVAKNWAYFDHAAVAPLSGRAQQAILAWAEEYAANGDAHSTKLSREVERIRELGARLLGAPKEEVAHVANTTAGINLVAEGYPWRSGDNVVFPANEFPSNQYPWMNLAARGVVARRVECPDGRIDWDKMAEACDNRTRIIALSWVGYSTGYRVDLDEAVQFAHERGAHLFVDAIQGLGVFPLDVERTPIDFLAADGHKWLLGPEGAGLFYLRREHLDLLRPINLGWHSVAHSSDYTRIELNLRASAARYEGGTWNMPGILGLGGSLELLLEHGASAIGARILQVTDQICERLTRLGATIASDRNPRHASGIISFTLPGVDPNTVRRQCLDRGVVLNNRAGKIRVSAHAYNDEADAERLIASLTTDERSSSLKTEI, from the coding sequence ATGAGCGCTACTTCGATGAGCCCTTGGGCAGCCTTCCGCGCGGAAACGCCGGTCGCCAAGAATTGGGCCTATTTCGACCACGCCGCCGTGGCCCCGCTCTCCGGCCGGGCGCAGCAGGCGATCCTGGCCTGGGCGGAAGAATACGCCGCAAACGGCGATGCGCACTCGACTAAGCTTTCGCGCGAAGTGGAACGCATCCGCGAATTGGGGGCGCGGCTCTTGGGCGCCCCGAAAGAGGAAGTCGCTCACGTCGCCAACACCACAGCCGGCATCAACCTCGTGGCCGAGGGCTATCCCTGGCGATCGGGCGATAACGTTGTCTTCCCCGCGAATGAGTTTCCGTCGAATCAATATCCCTGGATGAACCTCGCCGCGCGCGGCGTTGTTGCGAGGCGCGTGGAGTGCCCCGACGGACGCATCGACTGGGACAAGATGGCCGAGGCTTGTGATAACCGCACCCGCATCATTGCACTGAGCTGGGTCGGCTACTCGACCGGCTACCGCGTCGACCTGGACGAAGCGGTGCAATTCGCCCATGAACGCGGCGCGCATCTGTTCGTCGACGCCATTCAAGGGCTCGGCGTGTTTCCGCTCGACGTCGAACGTACGCCGATCGATTTCCTCGCCGCCGACGGCCACAAGTGGTTACTCGGTCCCGAAGGCGCCGGGCTATTTTACCTACGGCGCGAACATCTCGATCTGCTGCGCCCGATCAATCTCGGCTGGCACAGCGTGGCGCATTCGTCGGACTACACGCGAATTGAATTGAACTTGCGCGCAAGCGCAGCGCGTTACGAAGGCGGCACCTGGAATATGCCCGGCATCCTGGGCCTCGGCGGCAGCTTGGAACTACTGCTGGAACACGGCGCAAGCGCGATCGGCGCACGCATCCTGCAAGTCACGGACCAGATCTGCGAGCGTTTGACTAGGCTGGGCGCGACCATCGCCAGTGATCGCAACCCGCGCCACGCTTCGGGCATCATCTCGTTCACGCTTCCCGGCGTAGACCCCAACACGGTGCGGCGGCAATGTTTGGATCGCGGCGTGGTGCTGAACAACCGCGCCGGGAAGATTCGCGTGAGTGCGCATGCCTATAACGATGAGGCGGACGCGGAGCGGCTTATTGCGTCTTTGACGACCGACGAGCGGTCATCCTCGCTCAAAACTGAGATTTGA
- a CDS encoding PEGA domain-containing protein has translation MTIRTNPPGALVYVDNYEIGRTPVSTDFIYYGTRRIRLEADGYQTYTAEQNFWPPWYEFPGLDFVTENLWPWEIRDERVVDFTLTPQIIVPTDALLARANELRSGGKSAGVPAVAQPGLPPMTTPIVPSAPPANFPAPPQPAPMPGRQYETLPPGGQALPAPPPKTGWMQRFLWWK, from the coding sequence ATGACAATTCGCACCAATCCGCCTGGCGCGCTCGTCTACGTCGACAATTACGAGATCGGCCGCACGCCGGTTTCAACCGATTTCATTTACTACGGCACGCGTCGCATTCGCCTGGAAGCGGATGGATACCAGACCTACACGGCCGAGCAGAACTTCTGGCCGCCTTGGTACGAGTTCCCCGGGCTCGATTTCGTGACCGAGAATCTCTGGCCGTGGGAAATCCGCGACGAGCGCGTGGTCGATTTCACGCTGACGCCGCAGATCATCGTGCCGACCGATGCGCTATTGGCCCGGGCGAATGAATTGCGGAGCGGCGGCAAATCGGCCGGTGTTCCCGCAGTCGCGCAGCCTGGCCTGCCGCCAATGACCACGCCAATAGTACCGAGCGCTCCGCCCGCGAATTTCCCTGCGCCGCCACAGCCAGCGCCGATGCCTGGTCGGCAATACGAAACGCTGCCGCCCGGTGGCCAAGCATTACCGGCGCCACCGCCCAAAACTGGCTGGATGCAGCGCTTCTTGTGGTGGAAATAG
- the hslV gene encoding ATP-dependent protease subunit HslV yields the protein MQTHSTTILTVRHRGAVAIGGDGQVTLGNTIMKADANKIRRLHDQKVITGFAGSSADAFALLERFEAKLKDYPGNVPRAATELAKDWRTDRALRRLEALLAVVDEKHTLLVTGNGDVIQPTDGVLGIGSGGNFAVAAARALMAHADLSAAQIVRKSLEIAAGIDIYTNLNIAVEEMPCAK from the coding sequence ATGCAAACTCACTCGACGACGATTCTCACGGTGCGGCATCGAGGTGCTGTGGCCATTGGCGGCGACGGGCAGGTTACGCTCGGCAACACCATTATGAAGGCCGACGCGAATAAGATTCGCCGGTTGCACGATCAGAAGGTGATCACCGGGTTTGCCGGGTCGAGCGCCGACGCGTTTGCGTTGCTGGAGCGGTTCGAGGCCAAGCTCAAGGACTATCCCGGCAACGTGCCGCGGGCGGCGACGGAGTTGGCCAAGGATTGGCGGACCGACCGGGCGTTGCGGCGGCTGGAGGCGTTGCTGGCCGTGGTGGACGAGAAGCATACGCTGTTAGTGACCGGCAACGGCGACGTGATTCAACCGACGGACGGCGTGTTAGGGATCGGCTCGGGGGGCAATTTCGCCGTGGCGGCTGCTCGCGCGTTGATGGCACACGCGGATCTTTCCGCGGCCCAGATCGTGCGAAAGTCGTTGGAGATCGCGGCGGGGATCGATATCTACACGAACTTGAATATCGCCGTGGAGGAAATGCCGTGCGCGAAATGA